Proteins encoded in a region of the Drosophila teissieri strain GT53w chromosome 4, Prin_Dtei_1.1, whole genome shotgun sequence genome:
- the LOC122622852 gene encoding uncharacterized protein LOC122622852 isoform X3: METLIIPKNVFVRKNCLTTYKYHTTNVENGSFHLVTKNMVITNSFTEEQNYLHASNSMITDVNFSRTPDLVVGMFPTNYHYFNTIDRGKLTPMIVTSNYTVPNTITTTKQSLALPHSTIDISTSTNNYFSYILFTTTVYDDLGTPTYISSKKNLTQVFNTEPLPGTTSTYMNTEVTKIVSSVKQSNNSSTFAMSYKESDYLMIYSTKALLETLTFCSSMYSSNLTILKESCKRDLKVPNHQLMRHTHFIKHIITDTVNSSLLGLNVLLSLKSKLLLKKRKHQRQSIVTMVTLLPSEIIRVTAVYILQTTPNLSNLATSKKQNIYISPAMSLHSATLISSERKPTLNTKKSDFYESFSNVLKNSRLNSSLFNNTDLILMDSENSEVYIQTKNNLMQSRFSSATSQKIGLESFRPVLNVVAHLLKKQLINLQKDQTYKKGWPKSNSVQSQTISAVIKKPVYIPLAQNVYEEVKLKSDTPNKLNINSLHIYPPRMDLVTNTKKITPRQEHVESSRIYENELMNTGIPIRPGEIITASANVIFGRPNIPHIFHTLFIRNTTAVNNRPSISLKSFYINNQIISNIFENYNNSYNKRTYIEYASILKPPSIPINPQKQVKSATFNSQFDQKPKIDPIIDLNTAFYNHHILEIFRIPQIMVTSPPVSKSYFAMSNTPEYFFSQDGHQDPIKSSLSNVTPLIITTVSTAQQIKLQNNVISHTIKMHARPLTFKKESDSIPGATTVKLYTDTFFMPHIKIPLSDEKSNVRVTPNSKMLFSLDYNKLDHDKYNKVKLQGISIGNMKKPNKINTYAPVFQNDFPSQPTAGLDSTHNDKQTRHIIEAPNQKVKPFSKPNQTADYSNESSRVLKFKITKKNNIFGNAASNKRFSVITTNSVSPTKKNCFDILCELFLAINETSHIKHFTRHASDSENITIVLRTTNFSANCSSMSSKYINFSSSLPILKVSHLKSTEFIKTSSRVLTSINDIDLQTLNLKLQNSLLYNIGSLNRIQEPHFEPGQDLRSATLGIICNIKECKNSLIQKLKNDDKMLEPSEMMQDDSISQKSSITEKTTNSFNTLQLIKTESIDAEKYIPLRHFVVNTSKTYLMKPIYISVQKVLISQGSPDVSILNGSDYKAEPYNVKYDLRFSGTVDNFEMENGPTLSGHTDFINKSSSVISNSIPDQIMYAPSDLRSMPFRADLIYSQSQRIDSIKQKSDTACHSTCRLNKNEICVTYGNSTETLGICECRPSFARMFPDHPCKPTYTYEMIIQANWTESHKFSNKRKSNSSIEYRHISKILLEAADRMVMQSDYRDIFHGVQLLTALTQTKNTLLVTYLLQLSENTNENQLTTVFKKYLRQSNFSIGGTGLYTSRKGLQFLTFKDFDECRNENFYDCSPNAQCFNLIGSYTCSCKEGYIDISENSLYPGRYCIDNIIGCDKCNYNGKCVNDSVEKSHQGIAVCKCNAWYTGTKCQVNLKIIILFIVTSGAILSSLVLFLFLLIITKRKKQVDRKTSQLCIAASSLNPSITTSIKIGRPSIREKENIREICKNMTLMSNKKCNEVKNHFMNPETHTKTSTIQTYTKPIASRKVRGLKITRAFTQHDFLHGSTDRSPQHEDQINRSITLRIPRAKFSFPDISQNSFLCHHGKRSSMDSTRQGFLHKDDDRMTVYRSLAPNCKQHLQYLTLSDNLIYRGSTLAKAALVSAGYEVSALITDKIGCETSTLNENIYFNEVYSNSQSAFNEIPYDGTGLRY, from the exons GAAACACTTATTATTCCCAAAAACGTATTTGtaagaaaaaattgtttaactaCTTACAAATATCACACAACCAATGTTGAAAATGGAAGCTTTCATTTGGTTACCAAAAACATGGTTATTACCAACAGTTTTACTGAAGAGCAAAATTACCTTCATGCAAGTAACTCGATGATAACAGACGTAAATTTCTCAAGG ACTCCAGATCTAGTAGTTGGTATGTTCCCAACAAATTATCACTATTTTAACACAATTGATCGAGGAAAGTTGACTCCAATGATAGTCACCTCGAATTATACTGTTCCAAACACAATTACGACAACAAAGCAGTCCTTGGCTCTTCCACATTCAACTATAGATATTTCAACTAGCACAAACAATTACTTTAGTTACATATTATTTACTACAACCGTATATGATGATCTTGGAACTCCAACATATATCTCAAGTAAAAAAAATCTCACTCAAGTCTTTAATACAGAGCCCCTTCCAGGTACCACTTCCACTTACATGAATACAGAAGTTACTAAAATAGTTTCGAGCGTGAAACAATCAAATAATTCATCTACTTTTGCAATGAGTTATAAGGAATCTGACTATCTTATGATATATTCAACGAAAGCCTTGTTAGAAACACTAACATTTTGCTCAAGTATGTATAGTTCTAATTTGACTATTTTAAAGGAATCTTGTAAAAGGGATCTAAAAGTTCCCAACCATCAATTAATGCGTCACACCCACTttataaaacatataataaCGGATACCGTTAATAGTTCGCTGTTAGGTTTAAATGTTTTGCTTTCCTTAAAATCTAAACTTTTGCttaaaaagagaaaacatCAGCGCCAAAGTATTGTTACAATGGTCACATTGCTGCCAAGTGAAATTATTCGAGTAACGGCTGTCTATATTCTCCAAACAACACCCAATTTAAGCAATTTGGCCACGTCGaagaaacaaaatatatatataagccCAGCAATGAGTTTACACAGCGCTACGTTAATAAGTAGTGAGCGAAAACCAACTTTAAATACTAAGAAAAGTGACTTTTATGAGAGTTTTAGCAacgttttaaaaaattcaCGCCTCAACAGTAGCCTCTTCAACAATActgatttaatattaatgGATTCTGAAAATAGCGAAGTATATATACAAACTAAAAATAACTTAATGCAATCGCGGTTTAGTTCTGCAACTTCCCAGAAAATTGGCTTGGAAAGTTTTCGTCCTGTGCTAAATGTTGTGGCAcacttattaaaaaaacagTTAATCAATTTACAGAAAGATCAGACGTATAAAAAAGGATGGCCAAAATCTAATAGTGTTCAAAGCCAAACTATATCAGCAGTTATAAAAAAACCAGTATATATACCATTGGCCCAAAACGTATATGaagaagtaaaattaaaaagcgaTACTCCaaacaaactaaatattaattcattacatatatatccaCCGAGAATGGACTTAGTaacgaacacaaaaaaaataacaccTCGCCAAGAGCATGTAGAATCGTCAAGGATATATGAAAACGAATTAATGAATACGGGAATTCCTATAAGACCTGGAGAAATCATAACAGCCAGCGCCAATGTTATTTTTGGAAGGCCAAATATTCCACACATATTCCACACATTGTTTATCAGAAATACAACCGCAGTAAACAATCGCCCCTCTATATCGCTGAAAtctttttacataaataatcaaattatttccaatatttttgaaaattataataattcatACAATAAAAGAACTTATATAGAGTATGCTAGTATATTAAAACCGCCTTCAATACCAATAAATCCTCAAAAACAAGTAAAGAGTGCAACATTTAATTCCCAATttgaccaaaaaccaaaaattgaTCCAATAATTGACCTCAATACTGCATTTTACAACCATCATATCTTAGAAATATTTCGGATACCACAAATAATGGTTACAAGCCCGCCAGTTTCTAAAAGTTATTTTGCCATGTCAAATACTCCTGAATATTTCTTTAGTCAAGACGGTCATCAAGACCCCATAAAATCGTCGTTATCCAATGTTACGCCCCTAATCATAACTACAGTGTCAACTGctcaacaaataaaattacaaaataatgtaATTAGCCATACTATTAAAATGCATGCCCGTCCTCTGACTTTCAAAAAGGAATCTGATAGCATTCCGGGTGCGACAACCGTAAAATTATATACCGACACTTTTTTTATGCCACATATAAAAATACCTCTAAGCGACGAAAAAAGTAATGTTCGTGTAACACCCAATAGCAAAATGTTATTTTCCCTTGATTACAATAAGTTAGACCACGATAAATATAACAAAGTTAAACTTCAAGGGATTTCCATTGGAAATATGaagaaaccaaataaaataaacacatatGCCCCCGtttttcaaaatgattttccTTCCCAACCAACTGCTGGACTGGATAGCACGCATAATGATAAACAAACAAGACATATCATTGAAGCTCCTAATCAAAAagtaaaacctttttcaaagcCAAATCAAACAGCAGACTACTCAAACGAATCATCCCGTGTTTTGAAGTTTAAAATCactaagaaaaataatattttcggCAACGCTGCATCGAATAAAAGGTTCTCAGTGATAACCACAAATTCGGTGTCTCCTACCAAAAAGAATTGCTTTGACATTTTGTGTGAGCTATTTCTTGCAATAAATGAAACTTCACATATTAAACACTTTACAAGACATGCATCTGATTCTGAAAACATTACAATTGTTTTGAGAACAACAAATTTCAGCGCTAACTGCTCATCTATGTCtagtaaatatattaatttttcaagCTCATTACCTATTTTGAAGGTGTCTCATTTAAAATCAACTGAATTTATAAAGACAAGTTCTCGCGTGTTAACGTCGATAAATGACATCGATCTGCAAACATTAAACTTGAAACTTCAAAATAGTCTTCTATACAATATAGGTTCATTGAACCGAATACAAGAGCCGCATTTTGAACCTGGTCAAGATTTGCGTAGTGCGACCTTGGGTATCATATGCAATATTAAAGAGTGCAAAAATAGTTTGATACAAAAACTAAAGAACGATGATAAAATGCTTGAACCATCTGAAATGATGCAGGATGATTCTATTTCACAAAAAAGTTCGATCACAGAAAAAACAACGAACTCTTTTAATACATTGCAACTCATCAAAACTGAAAGTATTGATgctgaaaaatatatacctCTTAGGCATTTTGTTGTGAATACTTcgaaaacatatttaatgaaaCCTATATACATTAGTGTTCAGAAAGTACTTATATCTCAAGGCAGTCCCGATGTTAGTATTCTCAATGGGTCAGACTATAAAGCGGAGCCATATAACGTAAAGTATGATCTCAGATTCTCTGGGACTGTAGATaattttgaaatggaaaatggaccAACCCTCTCTGGGCACACcgattttataaacaaatcgaGCTCGGTAATCTCTAACTCGATCCCTGATCAGATAATGTATGCCCCCAGCGACTTAAGAAGTATGCCCTTTAGAGCAGACCTAATATATTCTCAGTCACAGAGAATTGattcaataaaacaaaaatctgaTACTGCTTGCCATTCAACATgcagattaaataaaaatgaaatatgcgTTACCTATGGAAATAGTACCGAAACTTTAGGTATTTGTGAGTGTCGACCGAGTTTTGCACGTATGTTTCCGGATCACCCTTGCAAAC CTACTTATACGTACGAAATGATAATTCAAGCCAACTGGACGGAAAGTCATAAATTCagcaataaaagaaaaagtaatTCTTCAATCGAATATCGACATATTAGTAAAATATTATTGGAAGCCGCCGATCGAATGGTTATGCAATCTGATTATAGAGATATATTTCACGGTGTGCAACTACTAACTGCTTTGACTCAAACCAAGAACACGTTATTGGTCACCTACCTCCTTCAG TTATCAGAGAATACCAATGAGAATCAACTTACAActgtatttaaaaaatatttacggCAAAGCAACTTTAGTATTGGAGGCACGGGACTGTACACCTCAAGAAAAGGGCTCCAATTCCTTACATTCAAGG aCTTTGATGAATGTCGCAACGAAAATTTTTATGACTGTTCCCCAAATGCGCAATGTTTTAACTTAATTGGAAGTTACACTTGCAGTTGCAAGGAGGGTTACATAGATATCTCAGAAAACAGCTTATACCCCGGTCGATATTGCATAGATAATATAATCGGTTGCGATAAATGTAACTATAATGGCAAATGCGTCAATGATTCGGTTGAAAAGAGCCATCAAGGGATAGCGGTATGCAAGTGCAATGCTTGGTATACCGGGACGAAGTGCCAAGTTaacttgaaaataataatactatttATTGTTACAAGTGGCGCAATATTGTCTTCTTTGGTTCTGTTCCTCTTTTTGCTTATAATCACCAAGCGCAAAAAACAAGTCGATAGGAAAACAAGCCAATTATGCATTGCAGCTTCCTCATTAAATCCAAGTATAACAACCTCAATCAAAATTGGTCGACCGTCAATCcgtgaaaaggaaaatatcAGGGAAATATGTAAAAACATGACATTAATGTCTAATAAG AAATGTAATGAAGTAAAGAATCATTTCATGAATCCAGAAACACATACAAAAACAAGTACGATTCAAACTTACACGAAACCGATAGCTTCTAGAAAAGTTAGAGGTTTAAAAATCACACGTGCATTTACACAGCATGACTTTCTACATGGTAGTACCGACCGAAGCCCACAACACGAAGACCAAATTAACCGTTCTATTACTCTAAGGATTCCACGAGCAAAATTTAGCTTTCCCGATATTTCtcaaaattcttttttatgtCATCATGGTAAAAGATCAAGTATGGATAGTACAAGGCAAGGATTTTTGCATAAAGATGACGATCGTATGACTGTCTATCGATCTTTAGCCCCAAATTGTAAGCAGCACTTACAATATTTAACCTTATCAGATAACCTTATCTACAGAGGTAGCACTTTAGCCAAAGCTGCTTTAGTATCTGCTGGATATGAGGTATCTGCCCTGATAACAGATAAAATAGGATGTGAAACTTCAAC attaaatgaaaatatttattttaatgaggTTTATTCCAACAGCCAAAGCGCATTCAATGAG ATACCATATGATGGGACAGGCCTAAGATATTAG
- the LOC122622852 gene encoding uncharacterized protein LOC122622852 isoform X5 has translation METLIIPKNVFVRKNCLTTYKYHTTNVENGSFHLVTKNMVITNSFTEEQNYLHASNSMITDVNFSRTPDLVVGMFPTNYHYFNTIDRGKLTPMIVTSNYTVPNTITTTKQSLALPHSTIDISTSTNNYFSYILFTTTVYDDLGTPTYISSKKNLTQVFNTEPLPGTTSTYMNTEVTKIVSSVKQSNNSSTFAMSYKESDYLMIYSTKALLETLTFCSSMYSSNLTILKESCKRDLKVPNHQLMRHTHFIKHIITDTVNSSLLGLNVLLSLKSKLLLKKRKHQRQSIVTMVTLLPSEIIRVTAVYILQTTPNLSNLATSKKQNIYISPAMSLHSATLISSERKPTLNTKKSDFYESFSNVLKNSRLNSSLFNNTDLILMDSENSEVYIQTKNNLMQSRFSSATSQKIGLESFRPVLNVVAHLLKKQLINLQKDQTYKKGWPKSNSVQSQTISAVIKKPVYIPLAQNVYEEVKLKSDTPNKLNINSLHIYPPRMDLVTNTKKITPRQEHVESSRIYENELMNTGIPIRPGEIITASANVIFGRPNIPHIFHTLFIRNTTAVNNRPSISLKSFYINNQIISNIFENYNNSYNKRTYIEYASILKPPSIPINPQKQVKSATFNSQFDQKPKIDPIIDLNTAFYNHHILEIFRIPQIMVTSPPVSKSYFAMSNTPEYFFSQDGHQDPIKSSLSNVTPLIITTVSTAQQIKLQNNVISHTIKMHARPLTFKKESDSIPGATTVKLYTDTFFMPHIKIPLSDEKSNVRVTPNSKMLFSLDYNKLDHDKYNKVKLQGISIGNMKKPNKINTYAPVFQNDFPSQPTAGLDSTHNDKQTRHIIEAPNQKVKPFSKPNQTADYSNESSRVLKFKITKKNNIFGNAASNKRFSVITTNSVSPTKKNCFDILCELFLAINETSHIKHFTRHASDSENITIVLRTTNFSANCSSMSSKYINFSSSLPILKVSHLKSTEFIKTSSRVLTSINDIDLQTLNLKLQNSLLYNIGSLNRIQEPHFEPGQDLRSATLGIICNIKECKNSLIQKLKNDDKMLEPSEMMQDDSISQKSSITEKTTNSFNTLQLIKTESIDAEKYIPLRHFVVNTSKTYLMKPIYISVQKVLISQGSPDVSILNGSDYKAEPYNVKYDLRFSGTVDNFEMENGPTLSGHTDFINKSSSVISNSIPDQIMYAPSDLRSMPFRADLIYSQSQRIDSIKQKSDTACHSTCRLNKNEICVTYGNSTETLGICECRPSFARMFPDHPCKPTYTYEMIIQANWTESHKFSNKRKSNSSIEYRHISKILLEAADRMVMQSDYRDIFHGVQLLTALTQTKNTLLVTYLLQLSENTNENQLTTVFKKYLRQSNFSIGGTGLYTSRKGLQFLTFKDFDECRNENFYDCSPNAQCFNLIGSYTCSCKEGYIDISENSLYPGRYCIDNIIGCDKCNYNGKCVNDSVEKSHQGIAVCKCNAWYTGTKCQVNLKIIILFIVTSGAILSSLVLFLFLLIITKRKKQVDRKTSQLCIAASSLNPSITTSIKIGRPSIREKENIREICKNMTLMSNKKCNEVKNHFMNPETHTKTSTIQTYTKPIASRKVRGLKITRAFTQHDFLHGSTDRSPQHEDQINRSITLRIPRAKFSFPDISQNSFLCHHGKRSSMDSTRQGFLHKDDDRMTVYRSLAPNCKQHLQYLTLSDNLIYRGSTLAKAALVSAGYEVSALITDKIGCETSTQSAFNEIPYDGTGLRY, from the exons GAAACACTTATTATTCCCAAAAACGTATTTGtaagaaaaaattgtttaactaCTTACAAATATCACACAACCAATGTTGAAAATGGAAGCTTTCATTTGGTTACCAAAAACATGGTTATTACCAACAGTTTTACTGAAGAGCAAAATTACCTTCATGCAAGTAACTCGATGATAACAGACGTAAATTTCTCAAGG ACTCCAGATCTAGTAGTTGGTATGTTCCCAACAAATTATCACTATTTTAACACAATTGATCGAGGAAAGTTGACTCCAATGATAGTCACCTCGAATTATACTGTTCCAAACACAATTACGACAACAAAGCAGTCCTTGGCTCTTCCACATTCAACTATAGATATTTCAACTAGCACAAACAATTACTTTAGTTACATATTATTTACTACAACCGTATATGATGATCTTGGAACTCCAACATATATCTCAAGTAAAAAAAATCTCACTCAAGTCTTTAATACAGAGCCCCTTCCAGGTACCACTTCCACTTACATGAATACAGAAGTTACTAAAATAGTTTCGAGCGTGAAACAATCAAATAATTCATCTACTTTTGCAATGAGTTATAAGGAATCTGACTATCTTATGATATATTCAACGAAAGCCTTGTTAGAAACACTAACATTTTGCTCAAGTATGTATAGTTCTAATTTGACTATTTTAAAGGAATCTTGTAAAAGGGATCTAAAAGTTCCCAACCATCAATTAATGCGTCACACCCACTttataaaacatataataaCGGATACCGTTAATAGTTCGCTGTTAGGTTTAAATGTTTTGCTTTCCTTAAAATCTAAACTTTTGCttaaaaagagaaaacatCAGCGCCAAAGTATTGTTACAATGGTCACATTGCTGCCAAGTGAAATTATTCGAGTAACGGCTGTCTATATTCTCCAAACAACACCCAATTTAAGCAATTTGGCCACGTCGaagaaacaaaatatatatataagccCAGCAATGAGTTTACACAGCGCTACGTTAATAAGTAGTGAGCGAAAACCAACTTTAAATACTAAGAAAAGTGACTTTTATGAGAGTTTTAGCAacgttttaaaaaattcaCGCCTCAACAGTAGCCTCTTCAACAATActgatttaatattaatgGATTCTGAAAATAGCGAAGTATATATACAAACTAAAAATAACTTAATGCAATCGCGGTTTAGTTCTGCAACTTCCCAGAAAATTGGCTTGGAAAGTTTTCGTCCTGTGCTAAATGTTGTGGCAcacttattaaaaaaacagTTAATCAATTTACAGAAAGATCAGACGTATAAAAAAGGATGGCCAAAATCTAATAGTGTTCAAAGCCAAACTATATCAGCAGTTATAAAAAAACCAGTATATATACCATTGGCCCAAAACGTATATGaagaagtaaaattaaaaagcgaTACTCCaaacaaactaaatattaattcattacatatatatccaCCGAGAATGGACTTAGTaacgaacacaaaaaaaataacaccTCGCCAAGAGCATGTAGAATCGTCAAGGATATATGAAAACGAATTAATGAATACGGGAATTCCTATAAGACCTGGAGAAATCATAACAGCCAGCGCCAATGTTATTTTTGGAAGGCCAAATATTCCACACATATTCCACACATTGTTTATCAGAAATACAACCGCAGTAAACAATCGCCCCTCTATATCGCTGAAAtctttttacataaataatcaaattatttccaatatttttgaaaattataataattcatACAATAAAAGAACTTATATAGAGTATGCTAGTATATTAAAACCGCCTTCAATACCAATAAATCCTCAAAAACAAGTAAAGAGTGCAACATTTAATTCCCAATttgaccaaaaaccaaaaattgaTCCAATAATTGACCTCAATACTGCATTTTACAACCATCATATCTTAGAAATATTTCGGATACCACAAATAATGGTTACAAGCCCGCCAGTTTCTAAAAGTTATTTTGCCATGTCAAATACTCCTGAATATTTCTTTAGTCAAGACGGTCATCAAGACCCCATAAAATCGTCGTTATCCAATGTTACGCCCCTAATCATAACTACAGTGTCAACTGctcaacaaataaaattacaaaataatgtaATTAGCCATACTATTAAAATGCATGCCCGTCCTCTGACTTTCAAAAAGGAATCTGATAGCATTCCGGGTGCGACAACCGTAAAATTATATACCGACACTTTTTTTATGCCACATATAAAAATACCTCTAAGCGACGAAAAAAGTAATGTTCGTGTAACACCCAATAGCAAAATGTTATTTTCCCTTGATTACAATAAGTTAGACCACGATAAATATAACAAAGTTAAACTTCAAGGGATTTCCATTGGAAATATGaagaaaccaaataaaataaacacatatGCCCCCGtttttcaaaatgattttccTTCCCAACCAACTGCTGGACTGGATAGCACGCATAATGATAAACAAACAAGACATATCATTGAAGCTCCTAATCAAAAagtaaaacctttttcaaagcCAAATCAAACAGCAGACTACTCAAACGAATCATCCCGTGTTTTGAAGTTTAAAATCactaagaaaaataatattttcggCAACGCTGCATCGAATAAAAGGTTCTCAGTGATAACCACAAATTCGGTGTCTCCTACCAAAAAGAATTGCTTTGACATTTTGTGTGAGCTATTTCTTGCAATAAATGAAACTTCACATATTAAACACTTTACAAGACATGCATCTGATTCTGAAAACATTACAATTGTTTTGAGAACAACAAATTTCAGCGCTAACTGCTCATCTATGTCtagtaaatatattaatttttcaagCTCATTACCTATTTTGAAGGTGTCTCATTTAAAATCAACTGAATTTATAAAGACAAGTTCTCGCGTGTTAACGTCGATAAATGACATCGATCTGCAAACATTAAACTTGAAACTTCAAAATAGTCTTCTATACAATATAGGTTCATTGAACCGAATACAAGAGCCGCATTTTGAACCTGGTCAAGATTTGCGTAGTGCGACCTTGGGTATCATATGCAATATTAAAGAGTGCAAAAATAGTTTGATACAAAAACTAAAGAACGATGATAAAATGCTTGAACCATCTGAAATGATGCAGGATGATTCTATTTCACAAAAAAGTTCGATCACAGAAAAAACAACGAACTCTTTTAATACATTGCAACTCATCAAAACTGAAAGTATTGATgctgaaaaatatatacctCTTAGGCATTTTGTTGTGAATACTTcgaaaacatatttaatgaaaCCTATATACATTAGTGTTCAGAAAGTACTTATATCTCAAGGCAGTCCCGATGTTAGTATTCTCAATGGGTCAGACTATAAAGCGGAGCCATATAACGTAAAGTATGATCTCAGATTCTCTGGGACTGTAGATaattttgaaatggaaaatggaccAACCCTCTCTGGGCACACcgattttataaacaaatcgaGCTCGGTAATCTCTAACTCGATCCCTGATCAGATAATGTATGCCCCCAGCGACTTAAGAAGTATGCCCTTTAGAGCAGACCTAATATATTCTCAGTCACAGAGAATTGattcaataaaacaaaaatctgaTACTGCTTGCCATTCAACATgcagattaaataaaaatgaaatatgcgTTACCTATGGAAATAGTACCGAAACTTTAGGTATTTGTGAGTGTCGACCGAGTTTTGCACGTATGTTTCCGGATCACCCTTGCAAAC CTACTTATACGTACGAAATGATAATTCAAGCCAACTGGACGGAAAGTCATAAATTCagcaataaaagaaaaagtaatTCTTCAATCGAATATCGACATATTAGTAAAATATTATTGGAAGCCGCCGATCGAATGGTTATGCAATCTGATTATAGAGATATATTTCACGGTGTGCAACTACTAACTGCTTTGACTCAAACCAAGAACACGTTATTGGTCACCTACCTCCTTCAG TTATCAGAGAATACCAATGAGAATCAACTTACAActgtatttaaaaaatatttacggCAAAGCAACTTTAGTATTGGAGGCACGGGACTGTACACCTCAAGAAAAGGGCTCCAATTCCTTACATTCAAGG aCTTTGATGAATGTCGCAACGAAAATTTTTATGACTGTTCCCCAAATGCGCAATGTTTTAACTTAATTGGAAGTTACACTTGCAGTTGCAAGGAGGGTTACATAGATATCTCAGAAAACAGCTTATACCCCGGTCGATATTGCATAGATAATATAATCGGTTGCGATAAATGTAACTATAATGGCAAATGCGTCAATGATTCGGTTGAAAAGAGCCATCAAGGGATAGCGGTATGCAAGTGCAATGCTTGGTATACCGGGACGAAGTGCCAAGTTaacttgaaaataataatactatttATTGTTACAAGTGGCGCAATATTGTCTTCTTTGGTTCTGTTCCTCTTTTTGCTTATAATCACCAAGCGCAAAAAACAAGTCGATAGGAAAACAAGCCAATTATGCATTGCAGCTTCCTCATTAAATCCAAGTATAACAACCTCAATCAAAATTGGTCGACCGTCAATCcgtgaaaaggaaaatatcAGGGAAATATGTAAAAACATGACATTAATGTCTAATAAG AAATGTAATGAAGTAAAGAATCATTTCATGAATCCAGAAACACATACAAAAACAAGTACGATTCAAACTTACACGAAACCGATAGCTTCTAGAAAAGTTAGAGGTTTAAAAATCACACGTGCATTTACACAGCATGACTTTCTACATGGTAGTACCGACCGAAGCCCACAACACGAAGACCAAATTAACCGTTCTATTACTCTAAGGATTCCACGAGCAAAATTTAGCTTTCCCGATATTTCtcaaaattcttttttatgtCATCATGGTAAAAGATCAAGTATGGATAGTACAAGGCAAGGATTTTTGCATAAAGATGACGATCGTATGACTGTCTATCGATCTTTAGCCCCAAATTGTAAGCAGCACTTACAATATTTAACCTTATCAGATAACCTTATCTACAGAGGTAGCACTTTAGCCAAAGCTGCTTTAGTATCTGCTGGATATGAGGTATCTGCCCTGATAACAGATAAAATAGGATGTGAAACTTCAAC CCAAAGCGCATTCAATGAG ATACCATATGATGGGACAGGCCTAAGATATTAG